TCCAAAAGCAACTTATTTGCGTTAATTCACGCTAGACCCCGACAGGGGCTGACGCAAATACTTTGCCTTTGACGGGGTTGGCGCGACAGGTTTGCTTTAAGCTGGCTGCCATGAGCCGCAGGGCAATGGTGCGTCCCGGGGGCCGGAGCGCCCGTGTCCAGGAGTCGGTGCACACGGCCGTCCGCGAACTCGAGGCAGAGGCGGGACGCGAAGCGCTGACCGTGCCCCGGATCGCCACCCGAGCCGGGGTCACGCCCTCCACCATCTACCGCCGGTGGGGTGACCTGCACCGGCTGCTGTCCGACGTCGCAGTCGAACACCTACAGCCCGAATCGCCACCGCAGGACCGGGGCGGCCTCGCCGCGGACCTGGAAGTGTGGGCCGAGCAGTTCCTCGACGAGATGTCCTCCCTCCCGGGCCGCGCCTACATCCGGGACGCCCTGCTCGGCGACCCGGACGGCGGCAACGCAGGACAGTGCTCTGCGTATGCGGCCGGGCAGATCGAGGTGATCCTCGCGCGGGCCACCGAGCGGGGTGAGCGCACGCCGGATGTGGAGACGGTGCTGGACCGGCTGGTGGCGCCGATGATGTATCGCATCCTGTTCCGCCCCGGCGGGCTCGGTCCCGATTACGCGCGACGGCTGACGGCCGGGCTGCTGGGCCGCTGACGGCCGGGCGCCTCAGCGACTCAGCGCGACCTCCCGCTGCATATGCGTCAGCTTCTCGGGGTTGCGCACCGCGTAGAGCCCGGTGATGCGGCCCTCGTCGATACGCAGCGCCACGACGGTGTCGAGCTCGCCGTCCTGCCGGAGTACCAGCGCCGGGTAGCCGTTGACCTGCGCAGGCCCCAGTGTGGCCGTGGCTGGAAGCTTGCCCAGCCCGATGACCAGCAGGCGGGCCACCTTGTCGGCCCCCACGATGGGCCGCGGGATGGCCTGCTTGACCCCGCCGCCGTCACCGAGCATGACGACATCCGGCGCCAGGACGTCCAACAGGCCCTGTAGGTCGCCGGTTTCGGCCGCCCGCTGGAAGGCCTCAAGTGCTGCCCTGGTCTCCGCCGCGGATGCGGGCCCACGTGGCCTGCGCGCGGCGACATGCTCCCGTGCCCGGTGCGCGATCTGACGAACCGTGGCCGGGTTCTTGCCGACGGCCTCGGCGATCTCCTCGTAGTCCACAGCGAACACCTCCCGCAGCACGAACACCACTCGCTCGGTCGGCGTGAGCGTCTCCAGCACCAGCAGCATCGCCATCGAGACGCTGTCGGCCAGTTCGACATCCTCGGCCACATCGGGCGCGGTCAGCAGCGGCTCGGGCAGCCAGGAGCCCACATAGGACTCCTTGCGCCTGCCGAGGGTGCGCAGCCGGGTGAGCGCCTGGCGGGTGGTGACCCGGACCAGGTATGCCCGCTGGTCCCGCACCGTGCCGAGATCCACGCCGGTCCACCGCAGCCAGGTCTCCTGCAGCACGTCCTCCGCGTCGGCGGCCGAGCCGAGCATCTCGTAGGCGACGGTGAACAGCAGGTTGCGGTGGGCGAGGAAGGCCTCGGTGGCGGGGTCAGGGCTGCCTGCCATGGTGGCTCCTCGTTACGTCTCGGCTGGGTCATCCACGTCATCCACCAGACACCGCGGCCGGCCGCTTTGTGACACCGGGGGCCTGACTCTGGGCGTGGCGCGCGTCACAGCACCGAACTGTCACGGCCGGTGGGTTCGGCGGCATCTGGTGTTCGTTCCGTGCAACACCACGAGTGAGGACGAGGCCATGGAAGCCCGATTCAACATGTTCGAGAACGAGATCGTCGCCAGGTTCACCAAGCGGTTCGCCGGCGCGGGCCAGGTGATCCACCAGTCGGCGCTGCCGAACTCCACCCAGGAGCTGGTTTCGCTGCGCGCCAGCCAGATCAACGGCTGCGGCTGGTGCATCGACATGCACACCAAGGAGGCCGCGGCCGCAGGGGAAACCGCGGTCCGGCTCAACCTGGTCGCCGCCTGGCGCGAGTCCACGGTGTTCACCGAGGCCGAGCGGGCCGCGCTGGCGCTCGCCGAGGAGGGCACCCGGCTCGCCGACGCCCACCCGGGGGTCTCCGACGAGACCTGGGCCGAGGTACGCAAGCACTACGACGACGACCAGACCGCCGCGCTGATCTGCATGGTCGCCCTGATCAACGCCGCCAACCGGCTGGCGGTGATCGTGCACCAGCGGGGAGGCTCCTACCAGCCCGGCGCGTTCGCGGACATGGCGGGCTGACCGGCCAGCCTGCGAAACCGGCCCGGTCCGGGATCAGCCGATCCGGGGCCGGGCCCGCCCCCGGAAATTTCTCGGCGCGGGGTGTCGTGTTCGGTGGCTCTCGTTCGACGCACTGCCGACAGCACATCAACACCACCAAGGAGCACCCATGCGCACCCTGATCAGCACCGCGTTCGTCTCGCTCGACGGCGTCATCGAGGGGCCTGGCGGCGAGCCCGGCTACCGCAACTCGGGCTGGACCGTCAACGACATCGAGTTCGAAGAGGCCGCCTACGAGATCAAGGGCCGGGAGCAGGAGGAGGCCACGGCCATGCTGCTGGGCCGGGTCAGCTACCAGGCGTTCGCGCCGGTGTGGCCGGACATGACCGAGGAGTTCGCAGGCTACAACGCGATGCCGAAGTACGTCGTGTCGACCACGTTGCGGGAGACGGACCTGGTGTCCAACTGGGGCGAGACGCACATCCTTCGTTCCCTTCCGGACGTGGCCGCGCTCAAGGAGACCGAAGGCGGCCCGATCATCGTGCACGGCAGCGCCGCGCTGAACCGCAACCTGTCCGATGCCGGCCTGATCGACCGCTATCACCTGCTGGTCTTCCCGGTCCTGCTGGGCGCGGGCAAGCGGCTGTTCAGCGATACCGACAAGGACAAGCAGAACCTCAGGCTGATCGAGAGCGAGTCCTTCGCCAACGGGATCCAGAAACTGGTCTACGGCCTCGCCCGCTGACCGCGCCGGGGGTGGGGTCGGCCGCCGGGCCACGGTGACCCCACCCCGGCCGGTCAGGCGGTGAAAGACCAGGGACCGAACCGGCCCCAGGCGATGAATGCCGCGAGCGCCAGATAGAACGAGGTCACCGCCACGAACTTGGCACCGTCGCGGTAACGCACATGGGTGCTGATCGCGCCGATCATCAGCAACACCCAGCAAGCGGCCGTCACCGGCACCAGCACCGGCGCGATATCGAGCACGGCGGGCAGGATCAGGCCGGCCGCGGCCAGGAGTTCGAGGATCCCGAGGGTTTTCACGAATCCGACACCGGCGTCCGCGGTCCATCCCCCGCCGGCGGTCTTGCCCAGTTTCGCCTTGGGCACGAACGTCTTGCTGATGCCGCCGGTCAGGGCGACCGCGGCGAGCAATCCGGTGGCGATCCACAACGCGAGGTCCATGAGGCTCTCCTTTGTTTCCGGGAGTCGGCCTCAAGACACCGCCCGATCCGTCGCCGTGACACCACGTGAGTCAGGTCACCCCGGGGCGGCGGCCACGCATCCGGCCGGGAACCAGCGCATGCAGTTCACCGCCCGCGTGCAGCGCCTGATCGCAGGCCAGCGCCAGTTCGGGCGTCGCAGCCTTTCCCCCGTTCTCGACCCTGCTCAGATGACCCTTGCTGTAGTGCACGAGCCGGGCCAGCCTGCTCAGCGAAAGCCCCCGCGCCCTGCGCAGGCGCCTCAACCGGTCCGCGAACGCATCCCGCACGGCGACACCCCCTCGGATCAGTATCGCAGTCCGATTCCGGTCTGAGCCCGCTTGTCCAGCATCTGTCCAGCTTTCGGCAGTCCCACCTCCGCCGCCGGATGGTTGTATGTTCGTATGGGGTTCGGGTGTATGAACGAGCAGGCCGGTGTCGTCATGGCGTGGCAGCTGTTGAAAAGTGACGTCGTGCATTCGAACCCGTGGTTCGACGTCCGCCGCGACCTGGTGATCCGCCCGGATGGTGCGCGGGACGTCTACGCACATGTCGTCACCCCGGATTCGGTGACGATTCTGGCCCAGTACCAGGACGACAGCGTGGTCCTCACCCGGCAGTGGATTTACACCCACGGCGGGACGGAATGGCGGCTGCCCGGCGGGGTCGTCGAGGCCGGGGACACCGATCCGGCCGCCGCCGCCCGGCGCGAACTCGCCGAGGAGACCGGCCTGCGCGCCAGTAGCTGGCGCAAGCTCGGCGTGGTGCACGGCGCCGACTCGCTGAGCAATCACGTCGACCACCTCTTTCTGGCCACCGGACTGACCGAGGGACCGGACGCACTCCGGCCCGGCGAGTCCGACCTGCAGGTACGCAGGCTGGCATTCACCGACGCACTGTCCCTGGTGCGCGGCGGGCAACTCCCGCACGCGGGCAGCGGCCATGCCCTGCTGCTCACCGCGTTGCGCCGCGCCGAGGTCGGCTGACCTTCCACCGCCGTTTTCCCTGGTTACCGGGCGTTTCCGGGTTTCCCATCCGAGCTGGAAACGGGAAACCCATTCCAATTCAGAAGATTCGAAACGTAACCTGAAAACGTCGAGAACAAATCGACGTCAATTATCGGGTTCGCCACATTGCCCATTCGAAAACCGCTAGCGCGCTGCCGGCACGCGCTCATTTCGAATGACAGGGACGGCGAATCAAGCGAATCGAATCGACGGAAGGAAGCAAAACATGGAACCGCACGCCCTCATCGAGCTGCTCACCGTTCTGTTCACCGTGTTCGGCTGACCGGAAACCGGGCCGGGGTTACGGTCGCCACTGGATGCCGTAACCCCGGCCCGGCCGGGGTTCGGTGAAGGAGGCGGCGACCTCGCCCACCCCGTTCACCGTAAGCTGATCGGCACCGGGCTCGCCCTCGTCGGCGTCCCGGTGAAACACATCGGACAGCCGCCACACCGCTTCCGGAATCCGTTCCAAACCGAACCGGATCACCAGGTCGAACCGTTCGCACCGGCGTTCCGGCCAGAACACATAGGTCGGCCGCATCGCCTGCCCCTGCGGAATGCGAACCTCCAGCGAGAACGTGTGGGTCTGTCCCGCCTGAAGCCGCTCAGGCAGCTGGAGGCCCATCAGGAACCGACGCGCGGAGGGGCGCTCCGTACTGGCCAGCACCGCCCCGTGCACCACGCGCACGTCGAGATCGGCGGGCCTCCCTTCGGGACCGCGCGGAATGCTGATCGACCACGGGATCCATTCGATCCCGTCCTTGGCGGCCACGATCTCCCTGCGCTCGGTACAGACCGGCGTCGGGCCGTCCATGCGCAGCACCGCGGAGAAATGCCGGACATGCCACGTGTGGTCCCGCTCGCCACCGTGGTCCGGCACCGGCTGCCGTCCCGCGGCCTCGACCAGCCTGGTCAGCCCGGTGTCCATCCGCCTGCGGATCGTGCGCACATCCCTGCTGGCCCCGCGCGCGAGCCAGCGCACCCGGTCACCGAGAAACGGCTGCTGCGCCTCGTTGTTCAGGCCGAGCGAGGTCGCGGTCGCGGTCCGCAGGTCCTCCGGAAAGCTTTCGATCTTGCCGAGTACCCAGCTGCGGATACGTTCCCTGATCATTTCGGCGCCGTCGTCCTTGCTGATCCCGCACAGTTCCCGCAGCGCGGGCCCGACCACGCGATCCAGGCCGGGGGCATGCAGGCCACGGCCCCGGCGCAGCAGTTTGAACTCGTCCATCAGCTGGTTCGACGAAAGCGTCATCACGCCCTCCGCTCCGACCGAAACTGGCGTCCCGAGTGTATGACACCACGGTCCCGGCCCTATCCCGGCGGCCGCGCGGGAAACCCGCCGCGGCTGCGCCGAAATCGTGATCTTTCTACGGCGGCCCGAATCGTTCCGGTCGAATGATCATTCCGTTTCGGCGGGCCGGGAGAGCTGGTAGGGCACCGCCGGACCGGCCCGCCGTGTCCCCCTCCGAACGCACGGCGGGCACGGTGGTGCTGGTGCCACGGGCCGCATCCCCCAAAGCGGCCCGTGGCCTGCCCAGGACGAGCTCCAGCAACTCACCAGGAACGGTCCGGCGGGCGTCGATACAGCCGAGCGTCGCCAGCAAAGTCGCCTCCCTGTTGCGAGCACCCGCATGGCGTAATTCATAGCCCAATCGAAGGCTCAGCGGGACCCCGTTCGGCCCATTGGTCATTTATTGACCACTATCTGTCTCTTGATCATTGCTCCGGTCGCCGGATGTTTTCCGATCAATCACGGGTGGACCGAAGCTGGTCCCGCAACACCTCGTCCAGGCGTTCCATGGAGTCGTTGATGCCGTGCTCCATCCCGCTCTCCAGCGCCATGTCCCTGGCCTGCACCGAGGGGTACACCGAGTGGGTAAGCACCCTGGTCCGGCCACCGAGGTCCTCGAAGGACAGTGACTCGAGGCAGGGGTTGCCGGGGGCACCCTCGAACTCGAACGTCTGTACCACTCGCCTGGGCTCGGTCACCTCGTGGAAGACGCCGTGGAAGCCGAACTCGGCGCCCTCGGTGTCGCGGTGCACGTAGCGGTACCTGCCACCGGTGCGCGCCTCGTGTTCGATGATCTTCAGCTCCAGCTCGCGCGGCCCGAGCCAGTTCACCAGGATCTCCGGGTCGGTCCAGGCGCGGAACACGCGCTCCACCGGCGCCTCGAACTCGCGCTCGATCTCGATGAACGGGGTTCCCGGCTGGGCGGTGATCG
The sequence above is drawn from the Amycolatopsis aidingensis genome and encodes:
- a CDS encoding TetR/AcrR family transcriptional regulator, whose translation is MSRRAMVRPGGRSARVQESVHTAVRELEAEAGREALTVPRIATRAGVTPSTIYRRWGDLHRLLSDVAVEHLQPESPPQDRGGLAADLEVWAEQFLDEMSSLPGRAYIRDALLGDPDGGNAGQCSAYAAGQIEVILARATERGERTPDVETVLDRLVAPMMYRILFRPGGLGPDYARRLTAGLLGR
- a CDS encoding RNA polymerase sigma-70 factor — its product is MAGSPDPATEAFLAHRNLLFTVAYEMLGSAADAEDVLQETWLRWTGVDLGTVRDQRAYLVRVTTRQALTRLRTLGRRKESYVGSWLPEPLLTAPDVAEDVELADSVSMAMLLVLETLTPTERVVFVLREVFAVDYEEIAEAVGKNPATVRQIAHRAREHVAARRPRGPASAAETRAALEAFQRAAETGDLQGLLDVLAPDVVMLGDGGGVKQAIPRPIVGADKVARLLVIGLGKLPATATLGPAQVNGYPALVLRQDGELDTVVALRIDEGRITGLYAVRNPEKLTHMQREVALSR
- a CDS encoding carboxymuconolactone decarboxylase family protein codes for the protein MEARFNMFENEIVARFTKRFAGAGQVIHQSALPNSTQELVSLRASQINGCGWCIDMHTKEAAAAGETAVRLNLVAAWRESTVFTEAERAALALAEEGTRLADAHPGVSDETWAEVRKHYDDDQTAALICMVALINAANRLAVIVHQRGGSYQPGAFADMAG
- a CDS encoding dihydrofolate reductase family protein translates to MRTLISTAFVSLDGVIEGPGGEPGYRNSGWTVNDIEFEEAAYEIKGREQEEATAMLLGRVSYQAFAPVWPDMTEEFAGYNAMPKYVVSTTLRETDLVSNWGETHILRSLPDVAALKETEGGPIIVHGSAALNRNLSDAGLIDRYHLLVFPVLLGAGKRLFSDTDKDKQNLRLIESESFANGIQKLVYGLAR
- a CDS encoding DoxX family protein — encoded protein: MDLALWIATGLLAAVALTGGISKTFVPKAKLGKTAGGGWTADAGVGFVKTLGILELLAAAGLILPAVLDIAPVLVPVTAACWVLLMIGAISTHVRYRDGAKFVAVTSFYLALAAFIAWGRFGPWSFTA
- a CDS encoding helix-turn-helix domain-containing protein, translating into MRDAFADRLRRLRRARGLSLSRLARLVHYSKGHLSRVENGGKAATPELALACDQALHAGGELHALVPGRMRGRRPGVT
- a CDS encoding NUDIX domain-containing protein — protein: MNEQAGVVMAWQLLKSDVVHSNPWFDVRRDLVIRPDGARDVYAHVVTPDSVTILAQYQDDSVVLTRQWIYTHGGTEWRLPGGVVEAGDTDPAAAARRELAEETGLRASSWRKLGVVHGADSLSNHVDHLFLATGLTEGPDALRPGESDLQVRRLAFTDALSLVRGGQLPHAGSGHALLLTALRRAEVG
- a CDS encoding SRPBCC family protein — protein: MSEHRNPTTITAQPGTPFIEIEREFEAPVERVFRAWTDPEILVNWLGPRELELKIIEHEARTGGRYRYVHRDTEGAEFGFHGVFHEVTEPRRVVQTFEFEGAPGNPCLESLSFEDLGGRTRVLTHSVYPSVQARDMALESGMEHGINDSMERLDEVLRDQLRSTRD